One Tenebrio molitor chromosome 2, icTenMoli1.1, whole genome shotgun sequence genomic region harbors:
- the Orc6 gene encoding origin recognition complex subunit 6, with protein MTTNKILLINSERLGIRNSVTIQKAEAFLRILNTKTAAKTISDAAKIVLCLDLAATSLGVGFDKNTALKLAGLRKGVYQNNLNNLEKMLDLDKPLTISELCVQLSCTEIKETAETILQSYKEHDTKIKDIRHPQYVAAAVFTSCKLKRVKVDKSQLRAISRLKLSQWNELLEEFGKFAASLGLSRIKEAKKNASTEQEELMEVVETSLKTKSMNKEDKMEDYDVWRERILHKASAEVLQREMKND; from the exons ATGACAACTAATAAGATTTTGCTCATCAATTCGGAGCGGCTGGGCATCCGAAACTCCGTCACGATTCA GAAAGCTGAAGCATTTTTAAGAATCTTGAATACGAAAACTGCCGCAAAAACTATCAGCGATGCTGCAAAAATCGTGCTCTGTTTGGACTTAGCAGCAACCAGTTTAGGTGTCGGATTTGATAAG AATACAGCGCTCAAACTGGCAGGATTGCGAAAAGGTGTATatcaaaacaatttgaacaatCTTGAAAAAATGCTTGATCTCGACAAACCACTCACAATATCTGAGTTATGTGTGCAGCTTAGTTGCACTGAAATCAAAGAAACAGCCGAGACAATTTTGCAGAGTTATAAGGAGCATGAtacaaaaatcaaagatattaGACACCCACAATATGTGGCAGCTGCAGTGTTCACCAGTTGCAA gTTAAAAAGGGTTAAAGTAGATAAGTCACAGCTTAGGGCAATAAGTCGGCTTAAATTGTCTCAGTGGAATGAGTTGCTAGAGGAGTTTGGTAAATTTGCAGCTTCTTTAGGGTTGTCAAGAATAAAAGAAGCTAAGAAAAATGCAAGCACTGAACAAGAGGAACTTATGGAGGTTGTAG AGACAAGTTTGAAAACCAAGTCGATGAACAAGGAGGACAAGATGGAAGATTATGATGTTTGGCGCGAAAGAATATTACATAAGGCTTCAGCAGAGGTACTCCAAAGAGAAATGAAGAATGATTAA